From Panicum hallii strain FIL2 chromosome 2, PHallii_v3.1, whole genome shotgun sequence, a single genomic window includes:
- the LOC112880061 gene encoding uncharacterized protein LOC112880061 yields the protein MANGAAAGSKMTAISSSSTTTGTLTRNQNHLTANGCFVHAPFSPGSKSYSLQFRPAYQPEGLYDEAKSSISSNDAGEKPKLQLWHQNGRCSEGTVPIRRTRDDLLRASSIRRYGRKRHTAPNPMSVDPNMLSEGGHQHAIAYVQGDKYFGAKATINVWEPKIQQANEFSLSQLWILGGSFGEDLNSIEAGWQVSPDLYGDNNTRLFTYWTSDAYQATGCYNILCSGFIQINNEIAMGASIFPISNYGGSQSDISILIWKDPKEGNWWMQFGKEYVLGYWPSFLFSYLADSASMIEWGGEVVNSEPDGTHTSTQMGSGHFPEEGFGKASYFKNIQVVDSSNQLSAPKGLGTFTEQSNCYDVQDGNNGAWGTYFYYGGPGKNANCP from the exons ATGGCCAATGGAGCTGCCGCCGGCAGCAAGATGACTgccatcagcagcagcagcaccaccaCCGGCACACTCACACG GAACCAAAATCATCTGACTGCAAATGGTTGTTTTGTCCACGCTCCATTTTCACCGGGCTCAAAATCTTACTCGTTGCAGTTTAGGCCGGCGTACCAGCCAGAGGGTCTGTACGATGAGGCGAAGAGCAGCATAAGCTCCAACGACGCCGGCGAGAAACCAAAGCTCCAGCTGTGGCATCAGAATGGTAGGTGTTCAGAGGGCACGGTCCCGATCAGGAGGACGAGGGACGACCTGCTCCGAGCCAGCTCCATTCGGCGGTATGGCAGGAAACGGCATACTGCTCCGAACCCAATGTCTGTTGACCCTAACATGCTCAGCGAGGGTGGTCACCAA CATGCCATAGCGTACGTCCAGGGCGATAAGTACTTCGGTGCTAAGGCCACCATTAATGTTTGGGAGCCCAAGATTCAGCAGGCGAATGAGTTCAGCCTGTCCCAGCTGTGGATCTTGGGTGGTTCATTTGGGGAGGATCTTAACAGCATTGAGGCTGGTTGGCAG GTTAGCCCGGACTTGTATGGAGACAACAACACTAGATTGTTTACATACTGGACG AGTGATGCATACCAGGCAACAGGGTGCTACAACATCTTGTGCTCGGGATTCATTCAGATCAACAACGAGATTGCCATGGGGGCGAGCATCTTCCCCATCTCTAACTACGGTGGATCCCAGTCTGACATCAGCATACTGATCTGGAAG GATCCGAAGGAAGGGAACTGGTGGATGCAGTTTGGCAAGGAGTACGTCTTGGGCTACTGGCcgtccttcctcttctcctaCCTCGCCGACAGCGCGTCGATGATCGAGtggggcggcgaggtggtgaaCTCGGAGCCTGACGGCACGCACACGTCGACGCAGATGGGCAGCGGGCACTTCCCGGAGGAAGGGTTCGGCAAGGCAAGCTACTTCAAGAACATCCAGGTGGTGGACAGCAGCAACCAGCTGAGCGCCCCCAAGGGGCTGGGAACCTTCACCGAGCAGTCCAACTGCTACGACGTGCAGGACGGCAACAATGGCGCATGGGGCACGTACTTCTACTACGGAGGACCCGGCAAGAATGCTAACTGCCCGTGA